A genomic window from Flavobacterium azooxidireducens includes:
- a CDS encoding thymidine kinase: MFLENTVNHKEQFGWIEVICGSMFSGKTEELIRRLKRAQFAKQKVEIFKPAIDTRYHDEMVVSHDSNEIRSTPVPAAANIRILAQGCDVVGIDEAQFFDDEIVTICNDLANSGIRVIVAGLDMDFKGNPFGPMPALMATAEYVTKVHAVCTRTGNLANYSFRKADNDKLVMLGETEEYEPLSRAAYYHALREQAEHKTEAENKPKP, translated from the coding sequence ATGTTTCTTGAAAATACCGTAAATCATAAAGAACAATTTGGCTGGATTGAAGTAATCTGCGGTTCGATGTTCTCCGGAAAGACCGAAGAACTCATCCGCCGACTCAAAAGAGCTCAGTTTGCCAAGCAAAAAGTCGAGATTTTTAAACCCGCCATCGATACGCGTTATCACGATGAAATGGTGGTTTCGCACGACTCAAATGAAATTCGTTCTACACCCGTTCCCGCCGCCGCCAATATCCGTATTTTGGCTCAAGGTTGCGATGTGGTTGGTATTGATGAAGCTCAGTTTTTTGATGATGAAATTGTGACCATTTGCAATGATTTAGCCAATTCAGGCATTCGCGTAATCGTAGCCGGATTGGATATGGATTTTAAAGGAAACCCTTTTGGCCCTATGCCGGCATTGATGGCAACAGCCGAATACGTGACCAAAGTGCACGCCGTTTGCACCCGAACCGGAAATTTGGCCAATTATAGTTTCAGAAAAGCAGACAACGATAAATTAGTGATGCTTGGCGAAACCGAAGAATACGAACCGTTGAGCAGAGCCGCCTATTATCACGCATTGCGTGAACAAGCCGAACACAAAACAGAAGCTGAAAACAAACCAAAACCGTAA
- a CDS encoding type II restriction endonuclease, with amino-acid sequence MEPKNNIPVIIDIPKSELDKFDALIRQYRTKYIRTSQEIVTLVLKDNKVYLQQIESKKVSKCISELREIVWQEYLLDEVNFNAILMRDLHKILETPKEILDVLLNQNIAEKKGNELIESIKEICGEYAGRVFPYVYRLSLSNTQSRRSRAGKSFEAIIYKIYESLGYEYDSQSKVGRKTFDSLGLGKKVDSILPNIKCYAERRNKTIIGTMKTSLRERWQEVAEEIERTKIPEIHLLTADENISKSKAQEMANHNIIVVTYDWVANSDSLKSMKNIISFEAYLFDEIPNILKFWNENK; translated from the coding sequence GTGGAACCTAAAAATAATATTCCGGTTATAATTGATATTCCAAAATCAGAACTTGATAAGTTCGATGCTTTGATAAGACAATATAGAACGAAATATATAAGGACTTCGCAAGAAATTGTTACATTAGTTTTAAAAGATAACAAAGTTTATTTACAACAAATAGAATCAAAAAAAGTAAGCAAATGCATTTCCGAACTTCGCGAAATTGTTTGGCAAGAATATCTTTTGGATGAAGTCAATTTTAATGCAATCTTAATGCGTGATTTACATAAAATACTTGAAACTCCGAAAGAAATATTAGACGTTCTTTTAAATCAAAATATTGCAGAGAAAAAAGGAAATGAACTTATTGAAAGTATTAAAGAAATATGTGGAGAATACGCAGGAAGAGTGTTTCCATACGTTTATAGACTATCATTAAGCAATACACAATCACGACGTTCGAGAGCTGGAAAAAGTTTTGAAGCTATTATTTATAAAATTTACGAAAGTTTAGGTTATGAATATGATTCTCAAAGCAAAGTTGGTAGAAAGACTTTTGATAGTCTTGGTTTAGGCAAAAAGGTTGATTCAATTTTACCTAACATAAAATGCTATGCTGAAAGGAGAAATAAAACAATAATTGGGACAATGAAAACTTCATTGAGAGAACGTTGGCAAGAAGTAGCAGAAGAAATTGAAAGAACAAAAATACCAGAAATTCATCTTCTAACAGCTGACGAAAATATCTCAAAAAGCAAGGCTCAAGAAATGGCTAATCACAATATTATTGTGGTGACGTATGATTGGGTTGCTAATTCTGATTCATTGAAATCAATGAAAAATATAATAAGCTTTGAAGCTTATCTATTTGACGAAATTCCTAACATCTTAAAATTCTGGAATGAAAACAAGTAA
- the dcm gene encoding DNA cytosine methyltransferase, with amino-acid sequence MKTSKLKIIDLFAGIGGIRLGFEKASNFNIDCVFTSEWNKYSVQTYTSNFDDLIIHGDITKINENLIPEHDILLAGFPCQPFSQAGLKKGFSDTRGTLFFDIERILIAKKPQAFLLENVKQLKGHDKGNTLKTIIEHLKNIGYENVQYEVLKAREFGLPQNRERIYIVGFLDNSVKFEFPKPLKTPTKVGDILDTNVDKKYTISDKLWEGHQRRKIANKEKGKGFGFGLVNENSEYTNTISARYYKDGSEILIEQNGKNPRKLTPREAGRLQGFPDNFVIPVSDNQAYQQFGNSVAVTVVEKVAEQMLKHIKIEYPERKYNTQKQFETISVSAKI; translated from the coding sequence ATGAAAACAAGTAAATTAAAAATAATTGACCTTTTTGCAGGTATTGGTGGAATTAGATTAGGGTTTGAAAAAGCTTCAAACTTTAATATTGATTGTGTTTTTACAAGTGAATGGAATAAATACTCTGTACAAACTTATACCTCAAATTTTGATGATTTAATTATCCATGGAGACATTACAAAAATAAATGAAAATTTAATTCCTGAACACGATATTTTATTAGCAGGATTTCCCTGTCAACCATTTTCACAAGCAGGATTAAAAAAAGGATTTTCTGATACTAGAGGAACTCTGTTTTTTGACATTGAAAGAATTTTAATTGCAAAAAAACCTCAAGCATTTCTTCTTGAAAATGTGAAGCAGCTTAAAGGACACGATAAAGGAAATACTTTAAAGACAATCATTGAACACTTAAAGAATATTGGTTATGAAAATGTTCAATACGAAGTTTTAAAAGCTAGAGAATTTGGTTTGCCACAAAATAGAGAAAGAATTTATATCGTTGGTTTTTTGGACAATTCAGTAAAGTTTGAATTTCCAAAACCTTTAAAAACCCCCACGAAAGTTGGAGATATTTTAGACACAAACGTTGATAAAAAATATACCATTTCGGACAAACTTTGGGAAGGACATCAAAGAAGAAAAATTGCTAATAAAGAAAAAGGTAAAGGTTTTGGTTTTGGATTAGTAAATGAGAATTCCGAATATACAAATACTATTTCTGCAAGATATTATAAAGATGGTAGCGAAATTTTGATTGAACAAAATGGTAAAAACCCGAGAAAACTAACCCCTAGAGAAGCTGGAAGGCTTCAAGGTTTTCCTGATAATTTTGTAATTCCAGTATCGGATAACCAAGCATATCAGCAATTTGGCAATAGTGTAGCCGTTACAGTTGTTGAAAAAGTAGCTGAACAAATGCTAAAACACATAAAAATTGAATATCCCGAAAGAAAATACAACACTCAAAAGCAGTTTGAAACCATTAGTGTTTCAGCTAAAATTTAG
- the rsmI gene encoding 16S rRNA (cytidine(1402)-2'-O)-methyltransferase yields MSKLYIVPTPIGNLEDMTFRAIKVLKEVDCILAEDTRNSGKLLKHFEIGTHMQSHHMHNEHKTVEGLIKRLQAGETIALISDAGTPAISDPGFLLTRACVENNIEVECLPGATAFVPALVNSGLPNDKFVFEGFLPDKKGRQTRFLALADEVRTMIFYVSPHKLNKTLAEFVQYFGAERTVSVSRELSKLHEETVRGTAADVLKHFEAKPAKGEIVVVVGGKS; encoded by the coding sequence ATGAGCAAACTCTACATCGTTCCCACACCCATCGGCAACTTAGAAGATATGACTTTTAGAGCCATTAAAGTGCTCAAAGAAGTAGATTGCATCTTAGCCGAAGACACTCGAAACAGCGGAAAATTATTGAAGCATTTCGAGATTGGAACGCACATGCAAAGTCACCATATGCATAACGAGCACAAAACGGTTGAAGGTTTGATCAAACGTTTGCAAGCCGGAGAAACCATTGCATTGATTTCTGATGCCGGAACGCCAGCCATTTCCGACCCCGGATTTTTACTCACCCGAGCTTGTGTTGAAAATAATATTGAAGTAGAATGTTTGCCCGGAGCAACCGCTTTTGTTCCCGCTTTAGTGAACAGCGGTTTGCCAAACGATAAATTCGTGTTTGAAGGTTTTTTACCTGATAAAAAAGGAAGACAAACGCGGTTTTTAGCTTTAGCGGATGAAGTCAGAACGATGATTTTCTACGTTTCACCACATAAATTAAACAAAACCTTAGCCGAATTTGTACAGTACTTTGGTGCAGAAAGAACAGTTTCCGTTTCAAGAGAATTATCAAAATTGCACGAAGAAACCGTTCGCGGAACAGCAGCAGATGTTTTAAAACATTTTGAAGCTAAACCGGCCAAAGGAGAAATTGTGGTCGTAGTTGGCGGAAAATCATAA
- a CDS encoding type II toxin-antitoxin system HipA family toxin — protein sequence MNTIASIIIWNRKVGAVLWDESKNSGVFEFDKSFVNSGLDLSPITLPLSEAKKGRRVFSFPFLNFETFKGLPGLLADSLPDKFGNQVIDAWLAQQGLSAQSFNPVDRLCYIGKRGMGALEFEPESGLQVIPSNTLAIEALVEFAKEVLAERASFKTNLQTESGFSDILQVGSSAGGARAKAIIAYNQKTGEVRSGQIDGLDGFDYWLIKFDGVTNHQLGDPKGYGNIEYAYYLMATAAGINMMESELKIENQRAHFMTKRFDRQNNQKLHMQTLCGLAHFDYNMPGSYSYEQALMVMRQMQLPYPDMEELYRRMLFNVMARNQDDHTKNISFLMNSDGKWSLSPAYDVTFAFNPSNFWLKAHQMTINGKKENIELNDVLSLAKNVNIKKPHQIIEECREAILNWDEFAEKALIPSTQQKEIKSLFNLLM from the coding sequence ATGAATACGATTGCTTCTATAATAATCTGGAATCGCAAAGTTGGTGCGGTGCTTTGGGACGAATCAAAGAATAGTGGCGTTTTTGAATTTGATAAGAGCTTCGTCAATTCAGGATTGGATTTATCTCCAATTACATTACCATTATCCGAAGCCAAAAAAGGACGAAGGGTTTTTTCCTTTCCGTTTCTAAATTTTGAAACGTTCAAAGGCTTGCCGGGTTTGTTAGCAGACAGTTTGCCTGACAAATTCGGAAATCAAGTTATTGATGCTTGGTTGGCCCAACAAGGTCTTTCGGCACAAAGTTTTAATCCCGTTGATCGCCTTTGTTACATTGGTAAACGCGGTATGGGAGCTTTGGAATTTGAACCTGAATCCGGTTTGCAAGTGATTCCTTCGAACACGTTGGCCATTGAAGCATTGGTTGAATTTGCCAAAGAAGTTCTAGCTGAAAGAGCCTCGTTTAAAACTAATTTGCAAACGGAAAGTGGTTTTTCAGACATTCTTCAAGTGGGCAGTTCTGCCGGTGGTGCTCGTGCCAAAGCCATTATTGCCTACAATCAAAAAACAGGTGAAGTTCGTTCAGGGCAAATTGATGGTTTAGACGGTTTTGATTATTGGTTAATAAAATTTGATGGTGTGACCAATCATCAATTGGGTGATCCAAAAGGATATGGAAACATTGAATATGCTTATTATTTGATGGCAACCGCTGCCGGAATCAACATGATGGAAAGCGAATTGAAAATAGAAAATCAGAGAGCTCATTTTATGACCAAACGTTTTGATAGACAAAACAATCAGAAATTACATATGCAAACGTTGTGTGGTTTGGCTCATTTTGATTATAATATGCCGGGATCCTATTCGTATGAACAGGCCTTGATGGTAATGCGACAGATGCAATTGCCTTATCCCGATATGGAGGAATTATACCGAAGAATGCTATTTAATGTGATGGCCAGAAATCAAGATGACCACACAAAAAACATTTCTTTTTTGATGAATTCGGATGGAAAATGGTCGCTTTCTCCGGCTTATGATGTTACTTTTGCTTTCAATCCGTCAAATTTTTGGTTGAAAGCTCATCAAATGACCATTAATGGGAAAAAAGAAAATATCGAGCTGAATGATGTTTTATCGCTAGCAAAAAACGTCAACATCAAAAAACCACATCAAATTATTGAAGAATGTCGTGAAGCGATTTTAAATTGGGATGAATTTGCCGAAAAAGCATTAATTCCTTCAACACAACAAAAAGAAATAAAAAGCTTGTTTAATTTATTGATGTAG
- a CDS encoding helix-turn-helix domain-containing protein translates to MYQNSYNKNWYAMTDAVVVQTLCASLKQMRLNKNISQEELAEQCGLSRITISRLESGKAINLLTMVQVLRALGKLDLLNHLNEEPEISPLQVMEERSKYRKKASPSK, encoded by the coding sequence ATGTATCAAAATAGTTACAATAAAAATTGGTATGCTATGACAGACGCTGTTGTAGTTCAAACACTTTGTGCCAGTTTGAAGCAAATGCGTCTTAATAAAAATATTTCGCAGGAAGAACTTGCTGAACAATGTGGCTTGAGCCGAATTACCATCAGCCGTTTGGAGTCTGGAAAAGCGATTAATTTGCTCACGATGGTTCAAGTTTTGCGAGCATTAGGAAAACTGGATTTACTTAATCATCTCAATGAAGAACCGGAAATTAGTCCACTACAAGTGATGGAAGAACGTTCAAAATACCGTAAAAAAGCCTCTCCATCTAAATAA
- a CDS encoding OsmC family protein, producing MTHQISTKWLGGMAFEATNPGGNFRIDGDLEIGGTDNGLRPKALMLDALAGCTGMDVASLMPKMKVAVHSFHIDVEGDLTEEHPKYYHTVRVVYHFYGNDLEEEKLQKIVNLSVEKYCGVMEMFRKFAQVDVKIVFHPAV from the coding sequence ATGACACATCAAATTTCTACAAAATGGTTAGGCGGAATGGCATTTGAAGCCACCAATCCGGGAGGGAATTTCAGAATTGATGGCGATTTAGAAATCGGCGGAACCGATAACGGACTTCGTCCAAAAGCGTTGATGTTAGATGCGTTGGCAGGTTGCACAGGAATGGATGTGGCTTCTTTAATGCCCAAAATGAAAGTTGCTGTACATTCATTTCACATCGATGTTGAAGGTGATTTAACTGAGGAACATCCAAAATATTATCATACTGTTCGGGTGGTTTATCATTTTTATGGTAATGATTTAGAAGAAGAGAAATTACAAAAAATTGTCAATTTATCTGTAGAAAAATATTGTGGAGTAATGGAAATGTTTCGTAAATTTGCTCAAGTGGATGTGAAAATCGTATTTCATCCTGCAGTATAA
- the recJ gene encoding single-stranded-DNA-specific exonuclease RecJ — MRWTIKPEPEPHLVSQLASELNISELVASLLIQRGISTFEQAKQFFRPTLDDLHDPYLMKDMDKAVHRIEKAISDQENILVFGDYDVDGTTAVSLVSSYLKTIYPNIATYIPDRYDEGYGISYKGIDFADDNGFSLIIALDCGIKSIDHVAYAKEKNIDFIICDHHRPGENLPEAIAVLDPKRNDCFYPYDELCGCGVGFKLIQALAQNNGDSIDDLIPYLDLVATAIAADIVPMTGENRILAKFGLEVINANPRPGIKALIQNVKKKVLTITDVVFIIAPRINAAGRIKHGNHAVELLTEFNLEQAQQFASEIEGYNVDRKDLDKKITIEALAQIEDNNEKEKFTTVVYNENWHKGVIGIVASRLTETYYRPTLVFTKSGDKLAASARSVKDFDVYNALEKCSEHLEQFGGHMYAAGMTLKEENYLKFKEAFEKVVQETIHPDLLIPEILIDAEMDLTDINPKLIRLLNQFEPFGPENMTPVFVAKNVVDTGYGKAIGQQEEHLKLFVKQTNSEGFGVIGFGLGKKLELTQNHQPFEIAFCIDENEFNGNVTVQLRAKDIR; from the coding sequence ATGCGTTGGACAATCAAACCCGAGCCGGAACCTCATTTGGTTTCGCAATTAGCTTCAGAACTCAATATAAGCGAACTGGTAGCTTCACTTTTAATACAAAGAGGAATTTCTACCTTTGAACAAGCGAAACAGTTTTTCAGACCTACATTAGATGATTTGCACGATCCGTATTTGATGAAAGATATGGACAAAGCCGTTCATCGGATAGAGAAAGCCATTTCTGATCAAGAAAATATTCTAGTTTTTGGTGATTATGATGTGGATGGAACAACGGCTGTTTCATTGGTTTCTTCCTATTTAAAAACGATTTATCCTAATATTGCAACCTATATTCCGGATCGCTATGATGAAGGTTATGGTATTTCATATAAAGGAATTGACTTTGCCGACGACAATGGTTTTTCATTGATTATTGCCTTAGATTGCGGAATAAAATCAATCGATCACGTGGCGTATGCGAAGGAAAAAAATATTGATTTCATCATTTGTGATCACCACAGACCTGGTGAAAATTTACCCGAAGCCATTGCCGTTTTAGACCCAAAAAGAAATGATTGTTTTTATCCGTATGATGAACTTTGCGGATGCGGAGTTGGTTTTAAATTGATTCAAGCCTTAGCACAAAATAACGGCGATTCAATTGATGATTTGATTCCGTATTTAGATTTAGTTGCCACAGCGATTGCAGCAGATATTGTTCCGATGACGGGTGAAAATCGCATCTTAGCCAAATTTGGTTTGGAAGTGATTAATGCAAATCCACGACCCGGAATTAAAGCGTTGATTCAAAATGTAAAGAAAAAAGTTCTCACGATTACTGATGTCGTTTTTATCATTGCTCCCCGAATTAATGCGGCCGGAAGAATTAAGCACGGCAATCACGCGGTGGAATTATTGACTGAATTTAACTTAGAACAAGCACAACAATTTGCTTCAGAAATTGAAGGATATAATGTAGACCGAAAAGATTTAGATAAAAAAATTACTATTGAAGCACTTGCTCAAATTGAAGATAATAATGAGAAAGAAAAATTTACAACCGTTGTTTATAATGAAAATTGGCATAAAGGTGTAATTGGAATTGTGGCTTCGCGGTTAACGGAAACGTATTACAGACCGACTTTAGTTTTTACGAAAAGTGGCGATAAATTAGCGGCTTCGGCTCGTTCTGTTAAAGATTTTGATGTTTACAATGCCTTAGAAAAATGTTCGGAACATTTGGAACAATTTGGCGGACATATGTATGCCGCCGGAATGACGTTGAAAGAAGAAAATTATCTAAAATTTAAAGAAGCGTTTGAAAAAGTAGTTCAGGAGACGATTCATCCTGATTTGTTAATTCCTGAAATTTTAATTGATGCTGAAATGGATTTGACCGATATCAATCCGAAATTAATTCGTCTTTTGAATCAATTTGAACCTTTTGGCCCTGAAAATATGACGCCGGTTTTTGTGGCAAAAAATGTCGTGGATACCGGTTACGGAAAAGCCATCGGTCAGCAAGAAGAACATTTGAAATTATTCGTAAAACAAACTAATTCTGAAGGTTTTGGCGTAATTGGTTTTGGTTTAGGAAAAAAATTAGAATTAACCCAAAATCATCAACCGTTTGAAATTGCTTTTTGCATTGATGAGAATGAATTTAACGGAAATGTTACGGTACAATTAAGAGCGAAAGATATTCGTTAG
- a CDS encoding UDP-2,3-diacylglucosamine diphosphatase: MKTQIYFASDQHFGAPTPEASFPREQKFVAWLEEIKHDASAIFLLGDLFDFWFEYKTVVPKGFVRVLGKLAELRDSGIPIYFFVGNHDLWMSDYFEKELNIPVFHNNQEYTFNGKTFLIGHGDGKGPGDKGYKRMKKVFTNSFSKWLFRWLHPDIGVKLAQYLSVKNKLISGDEDVKFLGEENEWLVQYAKRKLTFKHYNYFIFGHRHLPMQLEVGENSTYINLGDWIGYFTYGVFDGEKFELKEFKH, translated from the coding sequence TTGAAAACACAAATTTATTTCGCGTCTGATCAACATTTTGGTGCTCCAACTCCTGAAGCCAGTTTTCCCAGAGAACAAAAATTTGTGGCTTGGTTGGAAGAAATCAAACACGATGCTTCCGCAATTTTTTTATTAGGGGATTTGTTCGATTTTTGGTTCGAATATAAAACGGTTGTACCAAAAGGATTTGTACGTGTTTTAGGAAAATTAGCCGAACTTCGCGACAGCGGAATTCCGATTTATTTTTTTGTGGGTAATCACGATTTATGGATGAGTGATTATTTTGAAAAGGAATTAAATATTCCCGTTTTTCATAATAATCAAGAATATACGTTTAACGGAAAAACTTTTTTAATTGGTCACGGCGACGGAAAAGGTCCTGGCGATAAAGGCTACAAACGAATGAAAAAAGTATTTACCAATTCGTTTTCAAAATGGCTGTTCAGATGGTTGCATCCGGATATTGGTGTGAAACTGGCTCAATATTTATCTGTAAAAAACAAATTAATTTCCGGCGACGAAGATGTCAAATTTTTAGGAGAAGAAAACGAATGGTTAGTTCAATATGCCAAACGAAAACTCACTTTCAAACATTATAATTACTTTATTTTTGGACACCGTCATTTACCTATGCAATTGGAAGTTGGAGAAAATTCAACTTACATAAACCTAGGCGATTGGATTGGCTATTTTACGTATGGTGTTTTTGATGGAGAAAAATTTGAGCTGAAAGAATTCAAACACTAA